DNA from Arthrobacter sp. PvP023:
GGGGATGCGGTCCAGCTGGTCGGTGACGAAACCGGCGATGGTGTCGTACTCCTCGCCGTCGGGCACTTCGATGCCGGTCCGGTCCAGCAGTTCGTCGGGGCGCAGGGAAGCGTCGAACGTGATGGAACGGCCGGTCCTGACCACGCCCACGCGTGCGCGGTCGTGTTCGTCCTCAAGCTCGCCGACGATCTCTTCCACCAGGTCTTCGAGGGTGACGATGCCGGCCGTCCCGCCATGCTCGTCGGACACGATGGCCACCTGGAGCCCCTGCTTGCGGAGCAGGACCAGCAGCGTGTCCACACTCATGGATTCGGGGACCCGGAGCGGGTCGATCATGAGGCTCGCGGCGGTCACACAGTCCCGTTCCTCCAAGGCCACAGCGAATGCCTGCTTGACGTGCAGGACCCCCAGGACGTCGTCGCGGTCCCGTCCGATCACCGGAAAACGCGAGTAGCCGGTGGACGAGGCCAGGGTGACGATCTGTTCCGCCGTATCGTCGGCGTTCACCGCCGTCATCCGGACGCGGGGCGTCATGACGTCGGCAGCGGAGTGCTCGGAGAAGCGGAGGGTGCGGTGCAGCAGGACCGCATGGTCGACGTCGAGCACCCCTTCCAGCGCGGAGCGCCGTACCAGCGAGCTGAGTTCCTCGGCGCTGCGCGCGCCGGAAAGCTCTTCTTTCGGCTCGATGCCGAACGACCTGATGATGCCGTTGGCGGTGTTGTTGAACAGCAGGATCACCGGCTTGAAGACGGCGGTGAACAGGGCCTGGAACGGGACCACGATCTTCGCGGTGGCCAGGGGGAGGGCCAGGGCGAAGTTCTTCGGGACGAGTTCGCCGATCACCATCGAGAAGATGGTGGCCAGGAAAATACCCGCCACGGCGCCGATCCCGGGCACCACGGACTCAGGCAGGCCCGCCGCCAGCAACGGCCCGCTAAGCATTTTGCTGATGGCGGGTTCGAAGGTGTAGCCGGTGAGGAGCGTGGTCAGCGTGATACCCAGCTGGGCTCCGGAGAGATGCGTCGAGGTGATCTTGAGGGCCTTGATGGTGGGCGCAAGACGTTTCTCACCGCGGGCCTGGCGGGCTTCAAGGTCGTTGCGGTCAAGGTTGACCAGCGCGAACTCGGACGCAACGAAGAAGCCGGTACCCACCGTGAGGACAAGGCCGATACCGAGCATGATCCATTCATACATTCGGGCGCCCCTCTCCCGTGATGGCCGGTGAACCGGTCAGAAGGTGGAGGGGCTTGGGCATATGTGAAGGAGGGTCGTCCATAGTGTCGCTAAGTCTACGGGGTGCGGCTCCTTCGAAATAAGCGTGTGCGCCGTGGGCGAAACGCTGGGGAGCGCGGGGTGGGCGGCCTTTCGCAAACCCGCACAGTACGAGGCCACGGGATTTCCGGATACGGGTTGGCTGAGGCCTGTCGTCCGGCCGTTATTAGGTCTAGCGTGGGAAGTGGGTACCTGCGCGTGCGCGCGGGCAGTAAACACCGGACGGGGATCCGGTCAGGTTCGTCTTCGCAGCAGTGAGGCCGGCGTCAGGGACAGAAGCAACGCCTTTTCGGTTTCCAGGGGCGAAGGAACGGAACGGTAATGATGGCAGCCCCGCAAAGTAGGCCGGCGTACCCCCGGACCGGCCAGAGCGTCTACATCCTGGACGACGAAGAGGTCGTGCGGAGGGGCCTGCGGCGGCTACTGGAGACCCACGGGTTCACCATCGTCGGGGAGACAGGGTCAGTCTGTGAAGCCGTCCGGCGGATCCCTGCGCTGCGCCCCGACCTGGTCATCCTGGACGACGACCTTCCGGATGGTTCCGGTGCCGAGGTGTGCCGGGCCGTCGCAGCAACCGACCCCTCGATCCGGTGCGTGCTGATGACCGGGGAAATCGACGAAAAACGTGCTGATTGAATCCATCCTGGCAGGAGCGTGGGGTTGCCTCTCGCAGCAGGATGACAACACGGAACAGCTCAGGCTGATCCGACGCGCCCTTGCCGGGCACACCGCGTACAGCCGCCGATTCCAGCCGGGGATTCTTGCACCGGCCGCCGGGCCCGGTAGGGACCGGCCGGATGAGGGACTCCTGAGACTCTCCCGACAGGAATGGAATGTGGCTGTCGGCCTGGGGAAAGGGATGACCAACCGGCAGATCAGCCAGGAGATGTCTTTGGCGGAAAAGACCATAAAGAACCTCGTGTCCTCCGCGCTGACGAAACTCGGCTTGGCGCGCAGGACGCAGGCCGCCGTGCTGGTCACCAGGACGCTGAAGCAATCGGAAAACCCCTCCTACGGAAACTACCGGTTTAGCCGGTTCCCGGACTTGATCGCCGAGGTCACCGCAGCGCTGTTGAACTGCACCAGCGAGGCAGGCACCGTGCCGCTCACGGCCGGTCTGCGGGCGGGTGGTGCCGTGCGTCTGGCCGACGCACTTGCCGCGATCCAGACCCCGGTAATGGCCGTACGCCCGCTGCCAAACCGGCGTTAAGATCCCGGAACGCCCGGGTTCTTGCGCCTTTTGGGAGTCCGCCATGGCATCAAGAGCCCCGGCGCTGATGATCACCGGGAGCAGCATTCGGGGGCTTTGGCCTCTGGGGCCGGCCCCCGACGGGGCATTGACTGGAACCTCGGGCGACGGCATGGCTCCCGAGAACGGAGACGTTCCCGCGCTGTGCCATCGCACCGGCGGGTTCCCCTTAGCGCAGCATTTGGGGGCGTTGAGGGGAATAGGGCTGCAGCCCAAGACGGCCTCCGCCCGGCCCGGACAGCACCGGCAGTATTCCAAGCCGCACCCATCCGCGTTCATTACGGCAGCGAATCCCTTGCAAGTCCTGCGGTAATCGATGACGTCCGGCCATGATCGGGAGGTGAGGCAATGCGCGGAAATGCATCCTGGCTTCCCTCCGCCTTGCGGTCCCTCGTCCTGGCCACATTGCTCGCGGCCGCCTGGGTTGTGTTTGGCGCCGTCTCGTCACAGGCTTCAAGCCTGCTGCCGCCCGTGACCGACCCCATCTCTGCCGACACCGCCGCCTCTGTTATCTCCGAAGCCGGCACGGAGGATCAAGGTCACCTTGCCGCGCTGACTGAACCTGTTGCCACTGTGGCAGGCCCGATTGCGCCGCAGGTTCAGGCCATCGCCGAACCGGTTCTGGTGCCCGTGGACACTGCGGTGGCACCGGTGGCCGCCGTCGTCGAGCAGGTCACCAGCGCGGTGGCACCCGCGACAGCGCTCGCTTCAGACGCCGTCGCCCCCGTGACCCAAACGGTCGCCGGAATCACGGCGCCGGTCACGGGGCTGGTGGCTGATGTCACCGAACCCGTGCTGGCTCCGGTTGGCTCCGTCGCCGGCGACGTTGCCGGCAACGCGGTCGACGCCGTCCCCGCCCCCGTTGACGTTCCCGCCCAGCCGTACCCGGCGGGGTCCGTTCCACAGGAACCTGCACCGGGCGGCGCCGCCACGTCTCCGGCCGCCGCACCTTCCGCGGGCATCTCACCGACCGTTTCGGCTGGCGCGCAGGACCAGGGGGCCGCAACGGCCGCAAAGTCCGACGGCGGCAGCACCGTTGTGATGACAGCACGGACTCCCGCACCCGAACGTCCCGCAACGCCCGCCCCCGGATCGCCGGCTACGGCCCCGACGGGCTCCGGTTCGCTGCTTCGGGCGGGTAACGACGGCGGATCCGGCGTAGCAGCCGACGTTCCGGCCTTCCAGTTTTCCTTGACGCAGATCTCGCTCAAGGACGTCCTCAACGCCTCCGATGAGCTGCCGAGTTCGGTCAGCCTGGAGCACGGCTTTTCCCCCGACTAGTGACGCCGGCACCGCGCCTTCTGCGCGGACGGCACCTGGCCACGCACCATCCGTGCCTGGCTCACCTCACTAGTAAGGAATGAATTGTCATGAAATCTTTCGTACGCACCACTCTGTGCAGCGCCGTTTTTGCCGGCGGAGTACTCATCCTCGGCGCGGGCGCAGCCTCCGCTTCCGACTCCACCACCACGACGTCGGACCTGGGTCTCGGCTCGGGAAGCCACATCAGCCTGAACCTTGGCGCCAACCTGGACGTTGCCACTTCCGCGGCCACTGAGGGTTCGGTGGTAAACAACTCGGCAGTGAACGACGGCGGGACCTCCACCTGGGGGCACGGCACCGGGAGCTCCACGGACACTAGCGCCGTCACCGACCTTGCCGTTGGCCTGGGCGTGAACCTGGATGCCGACGCCAGCCTGGATGCTGCGGCTTCGGCTGTGTCTGAGGGTTCGGTTGTGAATGACGGCCACGGCACTTGGAGTTCTACGGACACCAGCGCCGTCACCGACCTTGTCGTTGGCCTGGGCGTGAACTTGGATGCTGACGCCAGCCTGGATGCTGCTGCTTCGGCTGTGTCTGAAGGTTCGGTTGTGAATGACGGCCACGGCACCTGGAGCGAGGGCTCCTGGAATGAGGGGTCTGCTGCGGGCAGTGTTGTTTCGGATCTGGACGCTGGTGTGAACCTGGATGCGGATGCGAGCCTGGATGCTGGGGCTTCGGCTGTGTCTGAGGGTTCGGTTGTGAATGACGGCCACGGGACCTGGAGCGAGGGCACCTGGAATGAGGGGTCTGCTGCGGGCAGTGTTGTTTCGGATCTGGACGCTGGTGTGAACCTGGATGCGGATGCGAGCCTGGACGCTGGGGCTTCCGCTGTGTCTGAGGGTTCGGTTGTGAATGACGGCCACGGGACCTGGAGCGAGGGCTCCTGGAATGAGGGCTCGACTGACGGCAGTGTTGTTTCGGATCTGGATGCGGGTCTGAACCTGGACGCGAATGCGAGCCTGGATGCTGCGGCTTCAGCTGTGTCTGAAGGTTCCGTCGTAAACGACGGCGGCAACAGCCTCCTGTAATCAGCAAAGTATGTTGCGGGCCATGATTGTGGCCCGCTAACGGAGTCGGGGTGCTGTCCCAGGACAGCACCCCGACTTCTGCTTTCAAGCCGCAGCCCCCGACTCCCGGCATTGAGTATTTACGCCCCATTCCAGATGGCAAATTGAGGTCCCGTTGAGTGTGCATTTGCCTTGACGGAAGATTGCGGATTCCTTTTCGAATACTTTCCGCCTGCTTGCGTTCCCGTTGAAAAACTCGAAGTCAACAATCAGTTGACTAATTCGGTGGGGAGCTGCGGGGCCTGTGCGTGACTATATGAATTCTGCTCTCGGGACTGCGGGTGCCGAACTCCTGTGATTACAGTTCTTATCCCCGCGCATAATGAAGCTGCGGGTATTTCT
Protein-coding regions in this window:
- a CDS encoding LuxR C-terminal-related transcriptional regulator — protein: MAVGLGKGMTNRQISQEMSLAEKTIKNLVSSALTKLGLARRTQAAVLVTRTLKQSENPSYGNYRFSRFPDLIAEVTAALLNCTSEAGTVPLTAGLRAGGAVRLADALAAIQTPVMAVRPLPNRR
- a CDS encoding response regulator transcription factor, which gives rise to MMAAPQSRPAYPRTGQSVYILDDEEVVRRGLRRLLETHGFTIVGETGSVCEAVRRIPALRPDLVILDDDLPDGSGAEVCRAVAATDPSIRCVLMTGEIDEKRAD
- a CDS encoding hemolysin family protein → MYEWIMLGIGLVLTVGTGFFVASEFALVNLDRNDLEARQARGEKRLAPTIKALKITSTHLSGAQLGITLTTLLTGYTFEPAISKMLSGPLLAAGLPESVVPGIGAVAGIFLATIFSMVIGELVPKNFALALPLATAKIVVPFQALFTAVFKPVILLFNNTANGIIRSFGIEPKEELSGARSAEELSSLVRRSALEGVLDVDHAVLLHRTLRFSEHSAADVMTPRVRMTAVNADDTAEQIVTLASSTGYSRFPVIGRDRDDVLGVLHVKQAFAVALEERDCVTAASLMIDPLRVPESMSVDTLLVLLRKQGLQVAIVSDEHGGTAGIVTLEDLVEEIVGELEDEHDRARVGVVRTGRSITFDASLRPDELLDRTGIEVPDGEEYDTIAGFVTDQLDRIPELGDEVTVDGGTLRVERVVGTHVERLRFTPDESQEAPQSPHDRIIDTLTSELTHE